The window taaaaattaattttccggCCACACAAATTAATCAAGAGACTACGCTCTCGTAATCATCCTACAAATTATTTGCTCACGCATTCGTGCCCCAACGAGACTATGAGGCTACTCGCCTCAGTTACGGCTCAATCTCTCCTACTTCCGTTATTGCTTACTTCACCTTTACGGCATATTAAACTGTATCAGTCTTGATATATTCTTATAACGAAGAAATTTGAGTGAGAAATATGTGGATAATTCTTATCATTCATACAGTGTTATAATAATTAACCTTAGCATtggattattatttttgtacacTCTTCAATTTCTTCAGATACCATGAATTATGCCTATCAATGTTTAATCCCTCATATTGGAGAAGAAAAATATCCCCCAATACGTGATGGTTGATGTAGGGATGTCATGTTTACTATAAACGCATTGTGAGATAATTCCTAAAAAGGATGATAAAGGAGCCATCAAAGAAAGGAATTCCCAGTTTCCGGCATCTACTCACAATGCATGACAGAGAAAGCAAAAGTTACACATTATTTTGCCAAAAGTAATAAATATCATGCGCCTGGTATCTCTCATCGTATGGCAATTACTTTCAAAAACCAACAGTCCATTTCATGTATGCTATGTCATGATATTTATCATGTTGATGCACGGACACTATATAAAATATGTAGAGCCAGAAAGTGCAAGTGCCTACAATAGGTAATGGCATGACAATAATACCTTATGCCCAAAAGTATCATCAATATTATAGATGACCTTTTTCACTATTAAAATGTTGACGAACCGATGTTGTATATATGATAACTGTTGAAGTGTGTAGTCCACATAAAAGCATGTTGTATGTTGTTATGTTAAGCCATTATAACATCATATGTACGTGATCATGCTATCATTAAGCAATTAGTTTCCTGCTTATGCTATAATATTCTGCCACTGATCGGTGCTAATATTTACTTGATCATAAAGCTGGTATTCGGTATATGCGCGAAAGCAAACAGTGGTGCTTTTGGTGGCGTAATTTTTGGCAAGTCCACATCAAATAGGGATATTATGTTATCTTGCTATTCACCCTATATtagcaattttttaatttgctatATAACAACTATCGGGAATAGACATCCTTACCAATAGCTCCCTTAAAATATCTAGCTTTAGATACATTATTATCATGTGCATATAACATTAACATTTTCCTGTTGCGGTAAGCGTAGTATTATGCCATGATTTTAGCTTCCATGCCATCATGTTATTAAGAGTTTCGTCATTGATGATGTTCACAGTGCCATTAGTTTCCTCGTGAGCAGAAGTGAAATATTggcattaatatattaataatgcaTGATAGGCATTAATGTATTGCCATAAAATATCCTAGCTACCATAGCATGGCTGACATcaccactactaaaaaaacctattttttatgacGTGATTTCGACGACGATTGTCATAGACCTGTCTTAGAAAGCATGCcggtgatatttttgtaaatattaaaatttaaaacaaagacGATTTTGTTTACCCATCTTCAAATAAGTTGTTCTACgatgattatttataaaaccgccttagaatgtatttGCAAAAGCATAATTAAAGTCACGACTGTACCCCTTCAACCTCACGCTCCGTCTTTTCCCTCTTTTCAGTAACAAATTCATCTCCTCCAAACCCACCTTCCGCTCCTCCCCAACCCTTATCTCCGCCACTCGCCACCTCTTCGCCACCGCTCTCCTCGACGACCCTTCCAATGCCTACTTCGCCCTCGTCTCCCAACAttgcatctctctctctctctctctctctctttctctctctcttttcctcaATACAAAAAGGCACACACAAACAAAAtctctctctccttttcttCCTTTCACTGGAATCAGAATCTCCCCGACAGAAGCAGCATCATCCAAATCACACTTCCAAAACCGAAACCCTAATTTGCACAATGCGTGTGGTTCTGTTCCAAGAATCTCTTCCTTCTATAATAAACTCCTTCCCATGCGTGTAGAAAGAAGCGAAGCCACGattagtgaagagagagagggttttgtgattttttgAAGAATTGCATTTCGGAGTTAGTCGGAGGTGGAGTTGTCAACTCTGAATTCTTCCTTGAAGCACTTGTCCATTACACCGGGTTCTAGGGTTTTGAGAAACCCTCTCTCTGACGAACAGATCTGGAAGCGCCTCTGTGACGCTGGCTTCGATGAGGAATCGATTAAGCACAAAGATAAGTTTGCACTTATTGCTTACATCACCAAGCTCGAAGCCGAGGTTCGTTGTTcgctttctctctctataacctttttatttttaattgcaaTTTGTTTGAATTGAATTGGGGGAACCGTTAATTGGAAGCATGCAATGCGATCGGGTTAGTGAGGTAATTTGTTATGTTGAGTGGGtttggataatttatttaatattcattAATAGTCTTTTGAGATGGCTTAGCAATTATTTGGGTTTAATGATGAATTTCATTGTGGATGTCCTATGAAGCCTAGATACGAGATACGATATGGATACGATACGACACAGATACGGAGATACGGAGATAcggaaaaattttaaaattaaagatacgATACATCTTGGATacgttaataaaatatataaaaagttatatatagtttcaaattttttttctagaacaGTTAGATTTTTCATTGGAATAGCttcaaattcatattaaaaaataaaacatgaaaaattagGACATAATATTAATGTTGCCTAGACTAGAAAATGCTATCACACATGGGGTATGTTTAATATAGGAGAGGTTTTATTACCTGTCCGCAAATTGGACAAATCCACATCGCTTGCCAGCTGGAATCTTCACATGAACTAATTCACCATACTGATTGAAAACTTGTAGAACTGATGATGACGAGAATTGACGGCAATAAGAGTGCTTGCAAGAGTGGCTGAAAACAACAATGATGGGAACCGATGATGACGAGAATCGACGGCAACAAGAGTGCTTGCAGAACTGCCAATGAAGAGAGTTGTTGAAGAAGAAGTCGTCGTCGAGAAGAAGGTGCCGTTGAAGATGGCTTGCAAAACCATAAACGAGGAAGAAGAATCACGTTGACACGGAAGAGAATcactttgaaactttgttttCAGTTGTCACGTAGTgtggagaagaaaagaaaatgggtTTGAGCTTCGTAAGCgtggagaagaagagaagcaAATGGGTTTTGCGAAATAATAAAGTTTCtgcatttaaaaaatcataaaaaaaaggggTTAAACGTTGTAGTTGTTTCTGAGCCGTATTGGAATCATATTGAAGCCATGTCTAGCCTTAGGAAGCCGTATCTAAGCCGTATCCCAGCCGTatcttgtattttaaaaaaaataaaaaaaattggatactCCTAGGATACGTATTCGACCGTATCCATGGAGTATCGGTGTCGGATATGGGTGCGACACTgatacttttccttttttcacgTATCCGGGCTTCACAGTGGATCTTCATATGGTATCTTGTTTATTCTAGTATGAGATCTTCTTTTTGCATTGCTGCTTTATTGGTTAAGTCCCAGTTTCTTGATAATtatggtggattgattctgtGTTCATGATCTTTAAACGTAGTAGTTAGTGATTAGCTGCTCCTGGTGATGTTATGATTGGATAGAAAGCAGAAGTCTTTGTTTGGAATTTTGTGGTATTGGGGGAAACCGTGGATTCAGGTCTGTTTTTCCTTTTATAGAATGCTTTGAATTGTATGGTTTTAAGTTtggatttaattttgatacattcATAGTGCAGTggattgaatttcaattttaaattaccaTTGATTTCTTGCAATTTGCGTTGGAAGTGAACAAGTGGAGTATGTAAATCCTAGAGTCACCATTCTGAGGAAGGCTTTACCTAAAAAGATTGTTAAATAATTAACGTATCCAATATTGTATCCACTCCAAAATAATTTGCAAATAAAACTTACACTTTAAAGTTTGAACTTGttggttaattttatttaaatcaagcAAGAATATTTCTTACTGTACATATTGACATCTCAATCTTTAATTTGCAATTAGGTGGCTGAGTTAGAAATGGATATAGTTTTGCAATTAGTGTGTGTGATGAGTTCTATTATTAGTTCACTGATAACAGAACCTACGTGCAGGAACTAATAAAATAGCACTTCTCAGTGTTATTGTTGGATTACTAGTTAGTACCTTGATTTGCAGGAACTAATAAGAATGTCGTGTCATTGGCCcaagtcttttttctttttttctctccaatgctagtttatatttattaatataaccCGTTGGTGATTTTTGAGAGGCACTCAAATTAAGGAGGATTTGTGGTGTTTCCAAtgtctaattataaattagtttaatatGGTTGCTTGGGATTGAGAAATGGGAAAACTTTACTTACTATTCTTCAACAGTTAGGACGTGCTTGCCTTGGTGTGGGTTTAGATGGTCTTGATTTGTATGATCTAGCCTACATATAGGATTGTGTGCCAAAGTGAAAAGCTACATGATGATAACTCTCATTATTTAGAGTAATATGtgctattttctttttccttaattaaGTTGAAGCTGATTATATGTATGTAGATAACATAATAACGTATTTTCCACAAGACACTTGTGAATATCATTTGAGATAATAGAAATTTAATATTGTGTACATTCTAAAATATATTGgaactcaaaaaaataatacaataaattaattgattttgtataaattaaattacatagtAATAGTTTTATATTCTGTTATTTCGTGTTATTTTATATCTatatcttaattataatatCTTATAATGaactaatttataatatgagaagatatataaataaagcaagaagaaaaaagaaacaagttgctttataaaataatttataaaacaaaagaaacaaatggAGAAATGAATTGAATATGTTGTCGAaataaatacattctaagatggttctctaaaaaatcgtcttagaatcataaattttttattttttttaaaaaattatattctaagaATGTGACaattctaagatgattattttcctgagaaccgtcttagaatctatagcttttctaagacggttatttaagACCTGTTGTAGaaagttttgattttcaatGTCGTTCGCTACAAAGGCGGTTCAAAACCGTCTTTAAAAGAGTcatataaccgatgtagaatcatctttttgtagtagtgcagCCATCCAAAATTCTCCGATGCGATGCTAAATGTGTTATAATAAATGATTCGAGTAGGTTGTATGCCAATCGATCTCTTAGGATTAAATAAATTCTGACTAGATCAAAATTGACGAGTTGAAAACATTAGATTCAAGTAGATCAATCGATTTTTTTGGACTAAATGAACCTTGACTAAATCGATGCCGACTAGTCGAGAATGTTAGATCCGAGTAAATCAATTAACTTCTTGGACTAAATAAACTCTAGCTAGATTGATGCCGGCTAGTCGAGAATATTAGAACCAAGTAGGTCAATCGACTCCTTGGACTAAATGAACCTTGACTAGATCAAGACTAACTAGTCAAGAGTATTGGATCCAAGTACACCAATCGGCTTCTTGCGTTACATAAACTCCAACTAGATTGAGACCAAGTAGTCAAGAACAATAGATCTAAGTAGACCAATCGGCTCCTTGAACTAACTAAAATTCGACTAGATTAAGATCGACTAGTCAAGAATAATAGATCAAAGTAGACAAATTGGTTTCTTGGATTAAGACAACTTTGACTAGATCAAGACTAACTAGTCAAGAATATCAAATCCAATTAGACCTATCTGCTTCTTGGACAAAGACTAGATTGAGATCACCTAGTCAAGAATAATAAATCCAAGTAGACCAACCAATTTATTGGACAAATTCAACTCCAACTAGTCAAGAATATAAGATTCAAGTACACCAATTGGCTTCTAGGACTAAGTAAACTCCGACTAGATTAAGACCACTAGTCAAGAATAATATATCCAAGTAGACTATGCAACTTCTTGGACTAAGTAAACTCCAACTAGATCAAGACCGACTAGTCGAGTACATTAGATCCCAGTATACCAATCGACTTCTTGGACTAAGTTAACTCCAACTAGATCGAGACCGACTAGTTGAGAATAAGAGATTCAAGTAGACCAATTAGCTTCTTAGACTAAGTAAACTTCGACTAGATTAAGACCAATTAGTTGAGAATAATAGGACTAAGTCAACTTTGACTAGATGGAGATCAATTGGTCGAGAAAATTAGATCCAATTAGACCTATCGACTTCTTGTACTAAGTCAAATTCAACTAGTCAAGAATATAAGATTCAAGTAGATCAATCGACTTCTTGGACAAAGTAAACTATGAGTAGATTGGGACTGACTAGTCGAGTATATTAAATCCAAATAGACCAATTAGTTTCTTGGACTAAACGAACCCTGACTAGATCAATACCGACTAGTCAAGAATGTTAGATCTGAGTAGATCAATCGACTTCTTTGACTAAGACAACTTAAACTAGAATCAAGATCAACTAGTCGGGAATATTAGATCCAAGTAGACCCGTCGACTTCTTGGACTAAATCAACTTTGACTAGATTGAGACTGGCTTATTGAGAATATTATATGCAAATAGACCAATTGGCTTCTTGCACTAAGTAAACTCCAACTAGATCAAGACTGAGTAGTCAAGAATAATAGATCCAACTAGACCAATCGACTTCTTAAACTAAAATAACCTTGACTAGATCGAGACTAACTAGTCGAGAATATTTAATCCAATTAGACCCATCAGCTTCTTGGACTAATACTAGATTGAGACCGACAAGTCAAGAAAATTAAATCCAAGTAGACCAATCGATCTCTTGAACTAAGTTAACTCCGACTAGATCGAGACCGACTAATCGAGAATATAAGATTCAAGTAGACCAATCGGCTTCTTGGACTAAGTAAACTCCGGCTAGATCAAGACTAACTAGAAGAGAATAATAAATTCAACTAGACCAATCAACTTCTTGGACTAAGTATCCAACTAGGTTGAGACTAACTAGTCGAGAAAATTAGATCCCAATATACAAATCGGCTTTTTGGACTAAGTCAACTCTGACTAGATCAAGACCAACTAGTCAAGAATATTAGATCCAAGTAGACCCACCGGCTTCTTGGACTAAGACTAGATCGACATCGACTAGCTGAGAATAATAGGTTCAAGTAGACCAATCGACTCCTTGGACTAAGTTAACTCCAACTAGATTGATATTGATTAGTTGAGAAAATTAAATCCAAGTAGACCAATTTGGTTTCTTAGATTAAGCCAATTTCGACTAGATTGAGACTGACTAGTCAAGAATATTAGATTCAAGTAAACCAATTGGCTTCTTGGACTAAATGAACTCTATCTAGATCGAGACCGACTAGTCGAGAATGTTAAATTCATGTAGATTAATTGGTAACCTAGACTAAATGAACCTCAACTAAATCGAGAGTGACAAGCCGACAATAACATTATCCCTATTGGTTTCTTGGACTAAGTAATCCCCAACTCAAAGATTGAAGGATGATGATACTTGGAATTTGAAGTGACCAAATAGACCAAtaactaaaacaaataaaataaaataaaaaatcggaGTAAAGTGGAGCAACCCGTGCATATACACGAGCAACTAACTAGTATTAGTATAAAGGAAACGTATTATAAAGATAAATGCGTTAACTTAATTAGTCAGCTAATtctataaaataagtatttatattgtaattaattttaaataatatgattattatataattagaggaatgtataaattaagactaaaaagaaaaatggaacGTATAAAGCATGTTATAAATATGAGTTGACAGAGCAGCCTAAATCCATTATCACTTTAATGTGTAGATTAAAAGTATAGACACagttctaattaaaattatggaagaggaaatagaattaaccactcttcattcttgacaactaataatcaaatttgtaattaatgaGTTTTGAATAATTACTCTCATActaatatcaaattatattataaataattgaacAAAGCCTTATTCTTTAATGTCTCTCTcgcataataaaaataaagacaaaaaaagaaacagaaatatgtggaaaaaaatattaaccggcataagaaaatcaaaagaaataaaataaaattagagaacatcaatttttattttttgtgatctTGGCATGTAACTTaagttaaagttttttttttcacacaaagCTAAAAATCCTAAAAGCTTAATTAGTAATTGGTTTTAGTAAtgttctgtttttcttttaccATGAGTATAGCATAAGAAGTTACAAATAATATTAGTTTAAGGATGACTGttgaaataattatcataaaaatcaataaatttatcattcatCATAAGTTGTGATTAAATAACGGTATAGaattttttacactattaatgtataactttttttctctttgcatatatatgcatgttctttaaattaaattttaatccttaaagAGAATGTTAATTTCATTAGAattgtcatttttaaatatacatcaaaattttattttcattattttttaaaaatagtttataaatatatttgaaaataaaaaaatttctatatacattaatataatatttttaaattttaagaaacatGGGACTACTTTCAAGCAtgttaattactaatttttcaCTCTTAATTAATAGTGAGATCTATTAATGATATACATCAATTTCTCATGAAATTAGGCGTATTTATTGGGCTATTAGCAAAATAAGATATAATTGTTGGTTgaaaaaattatctttcaaaaaaataaccATTACTTAAAGTTTTCTTTCGGTCTCATACTCTCATAGTCAATGTTAAATGTTCTTATCATACTTGACATAATCTTTTCACATTGATGTTCTTCACGGAGTCGGTGAATGTACCTAAAAATACACTCTAACGCTTAAGTTAACAAGTAGATGTAAGAAAAGCAAGTATCAAGGTtggattaaaattgatttacctAAACCTTGATAACCCTTATATGATCTCAATTTCTCGCGTTAGATAGTATAATTAGggaaatgtttgattttttttctatcaatgtGATCTTATCTTTCCtcttatgataaataattttttatattagagaatatctttatctttttttataaaaaagagttTTGTTCTTATCTTAATTAGCTCTCTCACATTCTCTAGATACTAAGTAGGTTACTCGATCGGCCAATAAATAGGGATACTTGTCAAATCCAAATAATACactattaattaaaactaacaaatttaatcacttttattaattttaacgaatgatatatttatttcttatatataagaaaaggtACTATATATTAtcgtttattttgtattttttaattttttttatattttttctgcaTTTAAAGATTTCTGGTTGACTTTGAAGtttattgatttaaaataaatgctTATAAAGAACATTTAAATTTCACCGTGAACGTTTTAGTCCAATTATTTATCCTCATTAATCATTTAACGTACAAAAGTATCAAGTCACCATGTTCAATTTTAGTGGATTTTCTCTCCACTCAAGAAGTAAGGTCACCAATCCTCGGCCTCATGTTGATTGCTTAGACGAACAAGGATTCCTCATACTTTTATAGAATATTCTTGTCTATATTAATCTTGATGCAAtagggaagaaaacaaaaggaaaaaataaatatataatagtcAATCAATCAAGCGTGACACAAAAGTGATATTCATGAACCACCGTCCAGTGAGACGGTGCCACGTGACTAAAGAAGTAGCAGTTATACAATTTAATAAATGCACTATGTGGAACACAACAAAACCATATAAACATAAGACAACTTCTTCTTATATTgatcattgttgttgttgcagcTGTTGCTTTTGTTCTTCGCCATGCCAATGTTGTCTTCAAGAGGCTTCATCGCTTATGTCCTATCTGCTTTCTCTTGTGCTGTTCTGTCTGCGCTTTTTATCACCAACCACATCCATGATGATGATAACAAGGCAGTTACTTTGTTAGCCTCTCGTGTGTCTGAAACTCTTAAAGTTTGGCCCGTAAGTACTTTTTCTCAACCATTTTTCAGGTGTTATCGTGAACAAAAAAGGTTAATGCATACCAACATGGCATGGTATAGTTAACAGATAATCATGTCTTTTAAGTATGTGATCAGTTCAATCTTCGAAATCTGTgtgtgaaaaaatatttgtaaggaGAAGATAATTTCTTAAATGAATCTCATTAGCTAGTCGAGAGATTAGTCTTTGACTCATGGTGAGAATATTCGGGGTAACACAAAAAAAAGGGTTAATGCATGGTTGTGTTGTGTGCAGGACTTGGAGCCAAGTTGGAGACTTTTGTTGGCAACGGTTATTGGGTTTCTTGGTTCAGCATGTGGAACCGTTGGTGGGGTTGGAGGGGGAGGCATTTTCGTTCCCATGCTCAATCTGATTCTTGGCTTTGATACTAAGTCTGCTGCTGCTCTTTCTAAATGTAATTAACACTTTTTCTTATGCCTATGGTGTTAATTTCTTGATTGTGGTTCCTCAAAAATTGGTTGAAATCTGTGCTCACAtatgtgtcttttttttttgtgtgtgtagcACTGCTCATATATAATTGTTGGTTGTGGTTGGTGTTTTGAGTTGTGAAAAAAGTTTGGTTTTGGTGTTATTGACTTGTTTGTTGTCCAGGTATGATAATGGGGGCATCAACATCATCGGTTTGGTATAATGTGAGAGTGCCACATCCAACAAAAGAGGTGCCCATATTAGACTATGATCTGGCTCTTCTGTTTCAGCCTATGCTCATGCTTGGAATCACTGTCGGTGTTGCTCTCAGTGTTGTCTTCCCCTACTGGCTTATCACTGTTCTCATCATCATTCTCTTCATAGGTAtgtgtagtaaaaaaaattacttgcaattttgaataaatcaatttttggGCCACAGTCATAGAAAAGTGTTGTTTcattatttgaaaaagaaataatttgtttttaatttttgtgcaGGGACTTCTTCAAGGTCTTTCTTCAAAGGAATCGAGATGTGGAGGGAAGAGACCATTTTCAAGGTCGAAAATTCATGATTTGAGACTGTCAACATTAATTCTTTTAAGCAACCAACAcaagtttttactttttgggaAAAGTCACTTATAAACTTTTTGTCTTTAATCTTTGTTTGCTATTTTGCAGAGAGAAAAGACCATGCAGCGAGCGACTTTGGTTGATTCTCAGGGTGAAGATAAGACAGGCATGTACACTTTCACAATAGTATCTCTGCATCatactaaagaaaaaaaaaattgaatagtgTAGAAAATTTTCTATTCATGAAGGATTTCGATGTTTTAAGCATATGATTGTTTCTTTGACTGCGTATTGAATGTTAATAAtgactttgttttctgaaatttgCAGTTAGAATCGACACAAAATATGAACCGTTGATTcctaaagaaaagaaatcaactATGGTATGTAAATTTCTCTTATACATTTGACAAATTAGTCATTTTGCTCTATTTGAAATGAGTGTGTAAATTTTGCTTAGTCAACCTTTTTCTCACCTGAAAACTATTCAGGAAATTTTATGTCTCAACCTTAGGTGGAAAAGGATTCTGGTACTGATAGTGGTGTGGGTTGGTTTCCTACTAGTTCAAGTCATCAAGGCAAGTTCCCTcacccctttcttctctctgTCACTCACAAGACTATTCGGTTGTGATAATGTACGTAACATTTGTTTATGGTCTGCAGAATGATGTAGAGGCATGCAGTGCATGGTATTGGGTGCTTTTTGGCTTGCAGGTTAGATGATAAGACCAATTACATAACCTCAACTTGTTACTGAACTTATTATGCAGTGGAGTTGGACTAATTTGCTTTGCACTTGTTCTCTTTCTGTTTCAGCTTCCAATTGCACTTTTGGTGTTTGGCTATGAAGCAGTGAAGTTGTACAAGGAGCATAAAAGGAGGATGAACACAGGGAACTCAGAATGCATCTGTGAGGCTTCTATAGAATGGACTGCTATTAACCTTGCATTTTGTGCATTGTGTGGCATTGTAGGGGGAATTGTTGGAGGCCTACTTGGTTCTGGAGGTGGGTTTGTTTTAGGACCTCTTCTTCTAGAGATTGGTGTCATTCCTCAGGTAAAGTATATAGTATATATGCTCTCTCAATTGAGCTAACACTAGTTAAATTAGGAGCATAATTCTAGAAACTTaactttaaaagaatatttgatCATAATCTTGTAGGTTGCTAGTGCTACAGCAACATTTGTGATGATGttttcatcatctttgtcagTGGTTGAATTCTACCTTCTCAAGAGGTTCCCCATTCCTTATGGTAATTTATATAAACTCTTGGTAgttattttcttcaatttgcTAGGCCATTAATACTATCAATCTAGAGTCTCTTGATTTTGATGTgatcttatttataaatataagcaTAATAACTCTAGCATACTTCATTGTATTTCTTTGCAGCATTATACCTCACCTCAGTGTCTGTTTTGGCTGGGTTCTGGGGACAGTTCTTTGTAAGAAGATTGATTACATGTCTTGGGAGGGCATCAATCATTGTATTCATCCTCTCAGGTGTCATTTTTGCTAGCGCCCTCACCATGGGTAAAGAAAACTAAACCGACCTCATCTATTGATCTATATTAGTTTTCTGCTTAAGTACTAACTATATATTAATGTAAGTATGTAACACATTTTGCATTGAAGTGTCtaattgtaacatttttttttcaggtgTCGTTGGCATTGAGAACAGCATTCAAATGATAAACAACCATGAGTTCATGGGATTCTTAGGCTTCTGTTCCAGTCagtgatatatttta of the Glycine max cultivar Williams 82 chromosome 13, Glycine_max_v4.0, whole genome shotgun sequence genome contains:
- the LOC100804918 gene encoding sulfite exporter TauE/SafE family protein 4, translating into MPMLSSRGFIAYVLSAFSCAVLSALFITNHIHDDDNKAVTLLASRVSETLKVWPDLEPSWRLLLATVIGFLGSACGTVGGVGGGGIFVPMLNLILGFDTKSAAALSKCMIMGASTSSVWYNVRVPHPTKEVPILDYDLALLFQPMLMLGITVGVALSVVFPYWLITVLIIILFIGTSSRSFFKGIEMWREETIFKREKTMQRATLVDSQGEDKTVRIDTKYEPLIPKEKKSTMEILCLNLRWKRILVLIVVWVGFLLVQVIKNDVEACSAWYWVLFGLQLPIALLVFGYEAVKLYKEHKRRMNTGNSECICEASIEWTAINLAFCALCGIVGGIVGGLLGSGGGFVLGPLLLEIGVIPQVASATATFVMMFSSSLSVVEFYLLKRFPIPYALYLTSVSVLAGFWGQFFVRRLITCLGRASIIVFILSGVIFASALTMGVVGIENSIQMINNHEFMGFLGFCSSQ